A window of the Terriglobales bacterium genome harbors these coding sequences:
- a CDS encoding pitrilysin family protein produces the protein MATQKPSPKPTTHAPTGAKTNKPGTGGPSATWKQIPIPPLPPFHPQEPRRIQLANGMIIFLQVDHELPVVGGTMRIRGGSIQEPAEKVGLVEAYGAVWRTGGTTKRTGDELDDFLETRAAKVETGGGADSTTISFDCLKDKLDEVFPVFLEVLREPAFRPDKLELAKTQMNTDIARRNDDVGEIAGRESVRLAYGRDNPYARIPEYSTVAAITREDLVKWHATFVHPNNIILGIFGDFDPAAMERRLHQAFDSWPQAPVPPKGEIQFHDPKPGLYYIEKTDVTQSEIRMVTLGIQRNNPDYFSLDVMNEVLGGGFASRLFKTIRTEKGLAYSVGGGIGSAFSHPGIARIAMGTKSPTTVDAIQALYAELKGIRTDQPITAEEVREAKDSILNRFIFHFDSKDKVLGERMLYEFHGYPADFLQRYHAGIEQTTPAEANRVAQKYIHPQQFAVLVVGNQAEFAKPLSSLGPVTTIDISIPAPGAPANAGPSTPSKSDPKARDLVQKFVTSIGGATKLDGVKAVHQKLVSTQQSPQGAITFNNDLTIEFPDKLRAAVTAEQMPGEMVIVVSPSSSFMTMPGAGTHDMPSSLKQDRLNNLKREWLAIAQHAGDPAYVFTLGGTVNIGNTEAQEVNVWGNGIAVKWALEPQSARLLQVSYRDAGQRGPVERVISYSDWRAVDGIKVPFQRTITENGQPSAKEQIETYQVNPGVNAKLFEKPPEPPPK, from the coding sequence ATGGCAACGCAGAAGCCCTCGCCCAAGCCGACGACGCATGCGCCCACGGGCGCGAAGACCAACAAGCCCGGCACCGGCGGACCGTCCGCCACCTGGAAGCAGATTCCCATCCCGCCGTTACCGCCATTCCATCCCCAGGAGCCGCGGCGCATCCAGCTGGCGAACGGAATGATCATTTTTCTGCAGGTAGACCATGAGCTTCCGGTGGTCGGCGGCACGATGCGGATTCGCGGCGGATCGATCCAGGAACCCGCCGAGAAGGTCGGGCTGGTGGAAGCCTACGGCGCGGTGTGGCGTACCGGCGGCACCACCAAACGCACCGGCGATGAGCTCGATGATTTCCTGGAAACCCGTGCCGCCAAGGTAGAAACCGGGGGTGGCGCCGATTCCACGACCATTAGTTTTGATTGCCTTAAGGACAAGCTCGACGAAGTGTTCCCGGTTTTCCTTGAAGTGTTACGCGAGCCTGCGTTTCGCCCCGACAAACTCGAATTGGCGAAGACACAGATGAATACCGACATCGCGCGCCGCAACGATGATGTCGGGGAAATTGCGGGGCGGGAATCCGTCCGCCTCGCCTACGGCCGTGACAATCCCTACGCGCGGATCCCGGAGTATTCGACCGTTGCCGCGATCACCCGCGAAGATCTCGTAAAGTGGCACGCCACCTTCGTTCATCCGAACAATATTATTCTGGGTATTTTCGGCGACTTTGACCCTGCCGCCATGGAACGCCGGCTGCACCAAGCTTTTGATTCCTGGCCCCAGGCGCCGGTGCCGCCCAAAGGGGAAATTCAATTTCACGATCCCAAGCCTGGGCTCTATTACATCGAGAAGACGGATGTAACGCAGAGCGAGATTCGCATGGTCACGCTCGGGATCCAGCGCAACAATCCCGATTACTTTTCGCTGGATGTGATGAACGAAGTGCTGGGCGGCGGTTTCGCTTCACGGTTGTTCAAGACGATCCGCACGGAGAAGGGATTGGCTTACTCGGTGGGGGGAGGCATTGGCTCCGCGTTCAGCCATCCCGGCATAGCGCGCATTGCCATGGGAACCAAGAGTCCGACCACGGTAGATGCCATCCAGGCCCTCTACGCGGAACTGAAAGGCATCCGCACCGACCAGCCCATCACCGCCGAGGAGGTTCGCGAGGCGAAGGACTCAATCCTCAACCGCTTCATCTTCCATTTTGATTCCAAGGACAAGGTCCTGGGCGAACGAATGCTGTACGAGTTCCACGGTTATCCCGCCGACTTTCTGCAGCGCTATCATGCCGGCATCGAGCAGACCACGCCTGCAGAGGCCAACCGCGTCGCACAGAAGTACATTCACCCGCAACAATTCGCGGTGCTGGTGGTCGGCAACCAGGCTGAATTCGCCAAGCCGCTGTCGTCGCTGGGGCCGGTAACGACGATTGACATCTCCATCCCGGCGCCCGGCGCGCCGGCCAACGCCGGACCGAGCACGCCGTCGAAGTCCGACCCGAAAGCCCGCGACCTGGTGCAGAAGTTTGTCACCTCGATCGGTGGCGCCACCAAGCTCGATGGAGTGAAGGCGGTCCACCAGAAGCTTGTCAGCACGCAACAGTCGCCGCAGGGCGCCATCACCTTCAACAACGACCTGACCATTGAATTCCCCGACAAACTGCGCGCCGCGGTCACCGCCGAACAGATGCCGGGTGAGATGGTGATCGTGGTGTCTCCCTCGTCGTCGTTCATGACGATGCCGGGAGCGGGCACGCATGACATGCCGTCGTCGTTGAAGCAAGATCGTTTGAACAACCTGAAGCGCGAATGGCTTGCCATCGCGCAGCACGCCGGCGATCCCGCATACGTATTCACCCTCGGCGGAACCGTAAATATCGGCAATACCGAGGCACAGGAGGTCAACGTTTGGGGAAACGGTATTGCCGTTAAGTGGGCGCTGGAGCCGCAGAGCGCGCGCTTGTTGCAGGTTTCCTACCGGGATGCCGGGCAGCGGGGACCCGTCGAGCGCGTGATCAGCTACTCGGATTGGCGCGCGGTGGATGGCATCAAGGTGCCATTCCAACGCACCATCACCGAGAATGGTCAGCCCAGCGCGAAGGAACAGATTGAGACCTACCAGGTTAACCCTGGCGTGAATGCGAAATTGTTTGAGAAGCCGCCCGAACCGCCGCCGAAGTAA
- a CDS encoding homoserine dehydrogenase, translated as MKTVNVGIVGFGTIGQATAQLLAANAASIEERSGVRLAVKAVCRRSALAADAIPAGARNCAAWQEVVDAADVDIVVETMGGNGTAQEVVKSALLAGKPVVTANKSLIAGHGDEILSLAHERGLPVGIEATTAGGIPIIRALRRTATSDRISRIYGVLNGTVNYILSRMESDALEFGAALAEAQRSGYAEADPGLDIDGIDAREKLCILARMAFNLRLHPEDIPTTGVRHISQVDLQYARRLGGRIRLVGAAERQDEGMAVTVRPWLVPHNSMLGKVEGVFNAVFVEGERSGTQMFYGRGAGGDATSTAVVADLIGIAQAMEGKTSGRGPMPGFGPISALPLAACGTTSEWYLRLTVRDHPGIIAKVASVLAELGINIDSVLQEPHLPKERLSFVITVEAVTECTIRNAIAQINEFEFLTEPVLLMRIFAG; from the coding sequence ATGAAAACTGTGAATGTGGGGATTGTCGGATTTGGAACCATCGGGCAAGCGACTGCGCAACTGCTGGCTGCCAACGCCGCCAGTATTGAAGAGCGTAGCGGCGTGCGTCTGGCCGTTAAGGCGGTGTGCCGGCGCTCCGCGCTCGCGGCCGATGCTATTCCCGCAGGCGCGCGCAACTGCGCCGCCTGGCAGGAAGTCGTGGATGCCGCCGATGTGGACATCGTGGTGGAAACCATGGGCGGCAATGGCACCGCGCAGGAGGTCGTCAAGAGCGCGTTGCTGGCCGGCAAGCCGGTGGTGACTGCGAACAAGAGCTTGATTGCCGGCCACGGCGACGAAATTCTTTCGCTCGCTCACGAGCGCGGTCTTCCGGTCGGAATCGAAGCTACCACCGCCGGCGGGATTCCCATCATCCGTGCCCTGCGCCGGACCGCCACCAGCGATCGCATCTCCAGAATTTACGGGGTGCTGAATGGGACGGTGAATTACATCCTCAGCCGCATGGAGAGCGACGCCCTGGAATTTGGCGCCGCCTTGGCGGAGGCGCAGCGGTCAGGTTACGCCGAAGCCGACCCCGGTCTCGATATCGACGGTATCGACGCCCGGGAAAAGCTGTGCATCCTGGCGCGCATGGCCTTCAATTTGCGCCTTCATCCGGAGGATATTCCGACCACCGGCGTCCGCCACATTTCCCAGGTGGACCTGCAATATGCGCGGCGCCTGGGCGGGCGCATTCGCCTGGTGGGAGCCGCCGAGCGCCAGGACGAAGGAATGGCAGTGACGGTTCGCCCATGGCTGGTGCCGCACAACTCCATGCTCGGCAAAGTGGAAGGCGTTTTCAATGCCGTCTTTGTTGAAGGCGAACGCAGCGGGACTCAGATGTTTTATGGCCGGGGCGCCGGCGGCGACGCCACCAGTACGGCGGTGGTCGCCGACTTAATTGGCATCGCGCAGGCCATGGAAGGCAAGACTTCGGGAAGAGGACCGATGCCCGGTTTCGGCCCGATTTCAGCGTTGCCGCTTGCCGCTTGCGGCACCACTTCCGAGTGGTATCTTCGGCTGACCGTGCGCGACCATCCCGGAATTATCGCCAAGGTGGCGTCGGTGCTCGCCGAACTCGGCATCAACATCGATTCCGTGCTGCAGGAGCCGCACCTGCCCAAGGAACGCCTCTCCTTCGTCATCACCGTGGAGGCGGTCACGGAATGCACCATCCGCAACGCCATCGCGCAAATCAATGAATTCGAGTTTCTGACGGAACCGGTGTTGCTGATGCGAATCTTCGCAGGCTAG
- the thrB gene encoding homoserine kinase, producing MSEVGKNGAGANRGSRPRAIQIKLPASSANLGPAFDSAAMALDLHLHVRAEVAGAFAVEARGRDAAFCSKANGNLILDTYREVLKSAGVACSPLVLSVDNEIPVGKGCGSSAAARLAGIALAVHFGRLNWTEEQILDEATRREGHPDNAAACWLGGLVIVQSNRDQQGRRVHPVRLEVARDWPMLLVLSPGGLPTGKSRALVPMLYGREVVVANLQSAMALVAAYTLGREALFATAQHDALHQPYRAKACPLLPCLQPLAGSAGILAVTLSGAGSSVVLTLREAASQQQVREAVCERMRAANLEGELVFTRMATQGACCVELPERASAGERA from the coding sequence ATGAGTGAAGTTGGCAAAAACGGAGCGGGGGCGAATCGCGGTTCCCGGCCCCGCGCGATCCAGATCAAGCTGCCGGCCAGTTCGGCCAATCTGGGCCCGGCCTTCGATTCGGCGGCGATGGCGCTGGATCTTCACCTGCATGTGCGCGCGGAAGTGGCGGGCGCATTTGCCGTGGAGGCGCGTGGGCGTGATGCTGCTTTCTGCAGTAAGGCCAATGGCAATCTTATCCTCGATACTTACCGCGAGGTTCTCAAGAGCGCCGGCGTAGCCTGCTCGCCTTTGGTCCTGTCTGTGGACAACGAAATCCCCGTCGGAAAGGGTTGCGGCTCATCCGCGGCAGCGCGATTGGCGGGCATCGCGCTGGCAGTGCACTTCGGCCGGCTGAACTGGACGGAGGAGCAGATCCTCGACGAAGCCACCCGGCGTGAAGGTCATCCCGACAACGCAGCGGCATGTTGGCTCGGTGGGCTGGTCATCGTGCAATCCAACCGCGATCAGCAGGGCAGGCGCGTACACCCGGTTCGGCTCGAAGTGGCCCGCGATTGGCCCATGCTGCTGGTGCTTTCCCCCGGTGGACTGCCGACCGGCAAATCACGCGCCCTTGTGCCCATGCTTTATGGCAGGGAAGTTGTCGTGGCCAATCTGCAAAGCGCGATGGCACTGGTCGCGGCCTACACGTTGGGGCGCGAAGCGCTTTTCGCGACCGCGCAGCACGACGCGCTGCATCAGCCCTATCGCGCCAAGGCATGTCCGCTGTTGCCATGCCTGCAACCGCTGGCGGGCAGCGCGGGAATCCTGGCCGTGACTTTGAGTGGCGCAGGCAGTTCGGTGGTCCTCACCTTGCGCGAAGCCGCGTCGCAGCAGCAGGTGCGCGAAGCGGTCTGCGAGCGCATGCGGGCCGCAAATCTCGAAGGCGAATTGGTGTTTACAAGGATGGCTACCCAAGGGGCGTGCTGCGTGGAGCTGCCGGAGCGGGCATCAGCAGGGGAGAGGGCATGA
- the thrC gene encoding threonine synthase, translated as MSGLPADRSGVWRFRELLPIVQAMDEVVTLAEGNTPLYPMSQAARRLGMKTLLAKHQGMNPTGSFKDTGMTAALSVARERGYRWVACASTGNTSASMAAYAARAGMRALVLIPEGKIAWGKLSQALEYGAVTLQLRADFDGCMKVVTELVRRVKIYLLNSINPYRLEGQKTAAVEMMEQLDWKAPDHIIVPGGNLGNSSALGKGLLEMHRLGLIARLPKLSVVQAEGANPLYRSMRETGGRELTAVRAETMATAIRIGNPASWQKAVSVLNQTGGACEQVSEEEIALAKAAIGAEGLGCEPASAVTLAGLKKLLRSGFVDPNDTVVLVLTGHVLKDPEYSLKFHAGELFGGAAQLSGWRRPPVPVDADVEKVMAVIQQMQGEA; from the coding sequence ATGTCAGGCTTGCCCGCTGACCGCAGCGGGGTATGGCGTTTCCGGGAGTTGCTGCCCATTGTTCAAGCAATGGATGAAGTGGTCACCCTCGCCGAGGGCAACACGCCTCTCTATCCCATGTCCCAGGCCGCGCGCCGCCTCGGAATGAAGACTTTGCTGGCCAAGCACCAGGGAATGAATCCGACCGGGTCCTTCAAGGACACCGGCATGACTGCGGCGCTGTCGGTGGCGCGCGAGCGCGGGTACCGGTGGGTGGCATGCGCGTCGACGGGAAATACCTCGGCATCGATGGCGGCCTATGCGGCGCGCGCCGGAATGCGTGCCCTGGTGCTGATCCCGGAAGGAAAAATCGCTTGGGGAAAATTGTCGCAGGCGCTGGAATACGGTGCGGTGACGCTGCAGCTGCGGGCCGACTTCGATGGTTGCATGAAGGTTGTCACCGAACTGGTTCGAAGAGTGAAGATTTATCTGTTGAACTCAATTAACCCGTACCGTCTTGAAGGCCAGAAAACCGCCGCCGTCGAAATGATGGAGCAGTTGGATTGGAAAGCGCCCGACCACATCATTGTGCCGGGAGGAAACCTGGGTAACTCCTCGGCTCTCGGCAAAGGCTTGTTGGAAATGCACCGGCTGGGCTTGATCGCTCGCCTGCCGAAGCTCTCCGTCGTGCAGGCCGAGGGGGCAAACCCGCTGTACCGCTCCATGCGTGAAACCGGCGGGAGGGAACTGACGGCGGTCCGCGCTGAGACCATGGCGACCGCAATTCGCATCGGCAATCCGGCCTCGTGGCAAAAGGCGGTCTCGGTCTTGAACCAGACCGGCGGCGCGTGCGAGCAGGTAAGCGAGGAAGAAATCGCATTGGCGAAAGCGGCGATCGGCGCCGAAGGTCTGGGGTGTGAGCCGGCGTCAGCGGTCACCTTGGCTGGACTCAAGAAGCTGTTGCGCAGCGGCTTCGTCGATCCCAACGACACGGTAGTGCTGGTTTTGACGGGGCATGTCCTGAAAGATCCCGAATACAGCCTCAAGTTTCACGCGGGAGAGTTGTTTGGCGGAGCCGCGCAGCTCAGCGGCTGGCGCCGGCCGCCCGTCCCCGTAGATGCGGACGTGGAGAAAGTAATGGCGGTCATCCAGCAAATGCAGGGGGAAGCATGA
- a CDS encoding aspartate kinase has protein sequence MGSETMSLITMKFGGTSVGSAERIRQAAEIVRDARRDHALVVVISALSGITDLIIAAANDACAGNNACLEEHLKQVERRHDQVIGELFSGESRACVQAEVATVLNDLREFCGALLKFRAVTPQLLDVALPMGERMSAPIVAAALRQLGVNGKAFDSKEFLITNENFGDAVPDMDATARLSGERLLPFVNQGGVPVVTGYQGGTAAGQATTLGRGGSDYSATILGAALNCDEIWIWTDVDGVMSADPRICPDATILPEITFAEAIEMSYYGAKVVHRKAVRPAMERGIPVLIKNSFRPDVEGTRIAAQAQRNGHVVKAVTAVHPAALLTLTVPNVGHFEDLFGRLFLSLGHERIDVLFSTHSSSENALGLVFREQDLERALAAADRVFRTEIKHSVMAPIAVQRDIAVIAVLGETMKGKCGVLARLFTAVARCNVSVIAVAQGASELNICFAVSAASVPVVVRSVHDEFLRQAADPLHAHRSGDDDEKYFASRCCS, from the coding sequence ATGGGTAGTGAAACGATGAGCCTAATAACGATGAAATTCGGAGGAACGTCAGTCGGGTCGGCGGAGCGCATTCGCCAGGCGGCGGAAATCGTGCGCGATGCCCGGCGCGATCATGCCCTGGTGGTGGTCATCTCGGCGCTCAGTGGGATCACCGATCTCATCATCGCCGCGGCCAACGACGCTTGCGCCGGAAACAACGCCTGTCTCGAGGAACACCTCAAGCAGGTTGAACGGCGGCATGATCAGGTAATCGGGGAGCTCTTCTCCGGCGAAAGCCGCGCCTGCGTCCAAGCCGAGGTCGCGACCGTTCTCAACGACCTGCGGGAATTTTGCGGCGCCCTTTTGAAGTTCCGCGCGGTAACGCCGCAGTTGCTTGATGTCGCGCTGCCCATGGGCGAGCGGATGTCGGCGCCCATTGTCGCAGCCGCGCTGCGCCAGCTTGGCGTCAACGGGAAAGCCTTCGACTCCAAGGAATTTCTGATCACCAACGAAAATTTCGGCGACGCCGTTCCCGACATGGACGCCACGGCGCGCTTGAGCGGCGAACGGTTGCTGCCATTCGTCAACCAGGGTGGCGTGCCGGTGGTCACCGGCTATCAGGGCGGGACGGCGGCCGGGCAGGCGACGACCTTGGGCCGCGGCGGTTCCGACTATTCGGCCACGATCCTCGGCGCCGCGCTGAACTGTGACGAGATCTGGATCTGGACCGATGTTGACGGTGTCATGAGCGCTGATCCGCGTATCTGTCCCGACGCCACGATCCTTCCGGAAATCACTTTTGCCGAAGCCATCGAGATGTCCTACTACGGCGCCAAGGTGGTCCACCGCAAGGCGGTCCGCCCGGCTATGGAACGCGGTATCCCGGTGCTGATCAAGAACTCCTTTCGCCCGGATGTTGAAGGGACGCGTATTGCCGCTCAGGCGCAACGCAACGGTCACGTGGTGAAGGCCGTCACCGCGGTTCATCCGGCGGCGCTGCTCACGCTGACGGTTCCCAACGTCGGACATTTCGAAGATCTTTTCGGCCGCCTTTTCCTCAGCCTCGGCCACGAGCGTATTGACGTCCTGTTCTCGACTCACTCGTCTTCGGAAAACGCGCTTGGCCTCGTATTTCGCGAGCAGGACCTGGAGCGCGCGTTGGCCGCCGCCGATCGCGTCTTCCGCACCGAAATCAAGCACAGCGTGATGGCGCCGATCGCGGTACAGCGCGATATCGCGGTCATCGCGGTGCTCGGCGAAACGATGAAAGGAAAATGCGGCGTGCTGGCGCGCTTGTTCACCGCCGTTGCGCGCTGCAACGTCAGCGTGATTGCGGTGGCGCAGGGCGCCAGCGAACTGAACATTTGCTTTGCCGTGTCGGCGGCTTCGGTCCCGGTGGTGGTTCGGAGCGTGCACGATGAATTCCTGCGCCAAGCCGCCGATCCGCTTCACGCGCATCGATCGGGAGATGACGATGAAAAATACTTCGCCAGCCGCTGCTGTTCCTGA
- a CDS encoding ribonuclease J, protein MPAGKLHVVPLGGLGEFGMNCMALRWGDDIIVIDAGLMFPEMELLGVDIVVPDISYLTQNRQHVKAIVLTHGHEDHIGALPWILSELNVPVYGTEFTLAYVEDKLDEHELLDDATLIEMRPGETVTLGPFKIKPIHVTHSLVDCVSLAIHTPLGVIIHTGDFKVDPTPTDNKLFDLHTFAEYGKEGVLALFQDSTNVERPGHTPSERAVGRRFDEVFGRTSRRLFISCFSSSIHRIKLAIDMAYQHRRKVALVGRSMNDSTEIAQDLGYIEVPDGLLIHPGEIKNFAPERVMVLISGTQGEPMSGLSRAAVDNHKHAKIEPGDTVVLSSRIIPGNEKSIYRMIDHLYRRGANVIYEDGSYPPVHVSGHASQEELKLLINLVKPRYFIPIHGEYRQLKRHADLAASMIGAVGSVMMIESGDVLEFDELGARKNGRVPVGRICIDSGSRGDVVEDLIIKDRRHLSEDGIVLPIIAINKLTGQIESSPEIVMRGFAAAGADNGLMTEARQIIMDTLEHSTEEEKRDWGVIKEKIRQDLKRFIVKNTQRRPLIMPVILEI, encoded by the coding sequence ATGCCTGCTGGAAAGCTCCATGTCGTGCCGCTCGGGGGACTCGGCGAGTTCGGGATGAACTGCATGGCCTTGCGTTGGGGCGATGACATCATTGTGATCGATGCCGGGCTCATGTTCCCGGAGATGGAATTGCTGGGGGTGGACATTGTCGTACCCGACATTAGCTACCTCACGCAAAACCGGCAGCACGTGAAGGCGATCGTGCTGACCCACGGCCACGAGGACCACATCGGCGCTTTGCCGTGGATCCTGTCGGAGTTGAACGTGCCTGTCTATGGCACCGAGTTCACGCTGGCATACGTGGAGGACAAGCTCGACGAACACGAGTTGCTCGACGATGCCACTCTGATCGAAATGCGCCCCGGCGAGACCGTCACTCTAGGTCCCTTTAAGATCAAGCCCATCCACGTGACGCATTCGCTGGTGGACTGCGTGTCGCTGGCCATCCACACCCCACTTGGGGTCATTATTCACACCGGCGACTTCAAGGTGGATCCCACTCCCACCGACAACAAGCTATTCGACCTGCACACCTTTGCCGAGTACGGCAAGGAAGGCGTGCTCGCGCTGTTCCAGGATTCGACCAACGTCGAACGTCCTGGGCACACGCCCAGCGAGCGCGCCGTGGGGCGCAGGTTTGACGAAGTGTTCGGGCGCACGTCGCGTCGGCTGTTCATCTCCTGCTTTTCCTCCTCCATCCATCGCATCAAGCTGGCGATCGACATGGCGTACCAGCACCGGCGCAAGGTGGCGCTGGTGGGGCGCAGCATGAACGACTCCACCGAGATCGCGCAGGACCTCGGGTATATCGAAGTGCCCGACGGCCTGTTGATTCATCCGGGCGAGATCAAGAACTTTGCGCCGGAGCGAGTGATGGTGCTGATCAGCGGCACCCAGGGCGAGCCCATGTCCGGCCTGTCGCGTGCCGCAGTCGACAATCACAAGCACGCCAAGATCGAGCCCGGGGACACGGTGGTGCTGTCGTCCCGCATCATTCCGGGCAACGAAAAATCCATTTACCGGATGATTGACCACCTCTACCGGCGCGGCGCCAACGTCATTTATGAAGACGGATCGTATCCGCCCGTTCATGTGAGCGGTCACGCCAGCCAGGAGGAGCTGAAGCTGCTCATCAACCTGGTGAAGCCGCGCTACTTCATTCCCATCCACGGCGAGTACCGCCAGCTGAAACGCCATGCCGACCTGGCCGCGAGCATGATCGGCGCGGTCGGCTCGGTGATGATGATCGAGAGCGGCGACGTGCTGGAATTCGATGAGCTGGGGGCGCGAAAGAACGGACGAGTGCCGGTGGGCCGGATCTGCATTGATTCCGGGTCCCGCGGCGATGTCGTGGAGGATCTGATCATCAAGGACCGGCGGCATCTCAGCGAGGATGGCATCGTGCTGCCGATCATCGCCATCAACAAGTTGACCGGGCAGATCGAATCGTCGCCGGAAATCGTGATGCGCGGCTTTGCCGCCGCGGGCGCCGACAACGGGCTCATGACCGAGGCGCGCCAGATCATCATGGATACCCTGGAGCACTCGACCGAGGAAGAAAAGCGCGATTGGGGCGTGATCAAGGAGAAAATCCGGCAGGACCTGAAGCGCTTCATTGTGAAGAATACCCAGCGACGCCCGCTGATCATGCCCGTGATCCTGGAGATTTAG
- a CDS encoding EcsC family protein: MPIEKKSWLRLRAEEGLRRGLTQAYDTVKVDPQNFLLQLRTGYGLPISTYGGVFSVPVEQLDRIAVDVVRSGMKIAAVEGAGFGLGGLLTIVPDLSILAGITIRTIQKLSLIYGFPFATDSEVADLWVAAATAAGVDISRELLEKEVVNRFVPRVIQRIALQASGEVVERWAGRVIPVVSSAIGGTLNYYFVRTWGRRAMTHFRQRHDERRTTLTLSPPLSFSALPPGP; this comes from the coding sequence ATGCCAATCGAGAAAAAATCCTGGCTCCGCTTGCGCGCGGAGGAAGGACTGCGTCGTGGCCTAACCCAAGCCTATGACACCGTCAAAGTGGACCCGCAAAATTTCCTTCTGCAGCTGCGTACCGGTTACGGATTACCGATCAGCACCTACGGCGGCGTCTTCTCGGTTCCGGTAGAACAGCTCGACCGGATCGCAGTTGACGTGGTTCGTTCCGGCATGAAGATTGCCGCCGTCGAAGGTGCGGGCTTCGGTCTTGGCGGGTTGCTGACCATCGTGCCTGACCTGAGCATCCTGGCCGGCATTACCATCCGCACGATCCAGAAGCTCAGCCTGATTTACGGCTTTCCATTCGCGACCGATTCCGAGGTCGCCGACTTGTGGGTAGCCGCCGCCACCGCCGCCGGTGTGGACATCAGCCGCGAGTTGTTGGAAAAAGAAGTGGTAAACCGCTTCGTTCCGCGCGTGATCCAGCGCATTGCGCTGCAGGCCAGCGGCGAGGTTGTGGAGCGCTGGGCCGGTCGTGTGATTCCCGTCGTCAGCTCCGCTATCGGCGGCACGCTCAACTACTACTTTGTTCGCACCTGGGGCCGGCGCGCCATGACCCACTTCCGCCAAAGACACGACGAGCGTCGCACCACCCTGACTCTCTCCCCGCCGCTCAGTTTCAGTGCCCTTCCGCCAGGTCCGTGA
- a CDS encoding SDR family oxidoreductase, with protein sequence MSLRGKHALVTGSSRGIGRGIALALAQQGANVAVHYFQNEKAANDTLAKIRELGGDGFTVQADIRSTEEIRRLFQDVKREFCALDVLVHNARTEPPTFYSGPLEITLQQWETALHSQATAFLVGVREAIPFMPDGGRIIAITYAPGGIYGSWQPWVAMGAAKAALEVLCRYFAVALADRQITVNALSPGWIEDSVLNSLPSSAQDAIRDWHQQGWTPMGRLGTPADVGKAVIMMCSEQAAWVTGQLIHVDGGAALMDPGLPLEIQQSARRTKAA encoded by the coding sequence ATGTCTCTCAGAGGAAAACATGCGCTCGTCACCGGAAGTTCGCGCGGCATTGGACGCGGAATCGCGCTCGCCCTAGCGCAACAAGGAGCGAACGTCGCCGTCCACTATTTTCAGAATGAGAAGGCGGCCAATGACACGTTGGCCAAAATACGGGAACTTGGCGGCGACGGCTTCACGGTGCAGGCTGACATCCGCAGCACGGAAGAAATACGCCGGTTGTTCCAGGATGTGAAACGCGAGTTTTGCGCGCTCGACGTACTGGTCCACAATGCCCGCACCGAGCCTCCTACTTTTTATTCCGGCCCGCTGGAGATCACGCTGCAACAGTGGGAGACGGCTCTGCATTCGCAAGCCACCGCGTTCCTGGTTGGCGTGCGTGAGGCCATCCCATTCATGCCCGACGGCGGCCGCATCATCGCGATCACGTACGCGCCTGGAGGAATTTACGGCAGTTGGCAGCCATGGGTTGCGATGGGCGCGGCGAAGGCAGCGCTGGAAGTACTGTGCCGCTATTTCGCTGTCGCGCTGGCGGACCGGCAAATCACCGTCAATGCCTTGAGCCCGGGATGGATCGAGGACAGCGTGCTCAACAGTCTGCCGTCGTCTGCGCAAGACGCCATTCGCGACTGGCACCAGCAAGGATGGACACCGATGGGGCGGCTGGGCACGCCGGCCGACGTCGGCAAAGCGGTGATCATGATGTGCTCGGAACAGGCGGCTTGGGTGACAGGACAATTAATTCACGTCGATGGTGGGGCTGCGCTTATGGATCCGGGTCTGCCCCTTGAAATTCAACAGTCCGCTCGCCGCACTAAAGCGGCGTAG